In Anaerolineales bacterium, a genomic segment contains:
- a CDS encoding DeoR/GlpR transcriptional regulator — MSKSLIPAQRRERIQGYLAIHKIVRMDELSRMLKASEATVRRDLEWLEREGVLERTHGGAILSQRMTLEPEYLQRASINPDEKRQIGELAASLINDGEMVFINSGTTTAQVIRNIRANGGISVFTNNLVAVLEGGGTGCKPYLLGGEFQPHSNSVAGRFALENLRQVYADKAFLGVDGISLIHGCTVPSSAEAEIIRLMIERTKGEIFIVADHTKWGVVSNFQIATIDEVDHLVTDAEIDPTTLESLDAHLVKIHIANGKDNHNSMERRK; from the coding sequence ATGAGTAAATCTCTCATTCCAGCTCAGCGGCGAGAGCGTATCCAGGGGTATCTAGCTATCCACAAGATCGTCCGGATGGACGAATTGTCTCGGATGCTGAAGGCCTCCGAAGCGACGGTGCGGCGCGATCTGGAATGGTTGGAGCGTGAAGGTGTGCTGGAGAGAACCCATGGGGGAGCCATCCTCAGCCAGCGCATGACCTTGGAGCCTGAATATCTCCAACGGGCATCCATTAATCCAGACGAAAAACGGCAAATCGGTGAGCTGGCAGCCTCGCTCATTAATGATGGTGAAATGGTATTTATCAATAGCGGGACGACCACCGCCCAGGTGATTCGTAATATCCGCGCGAATGGCGGAATCAGTGTGTTCACCAATAATCTGGTGGCGGTGCTGGAGGGTGGCGGGACGGGCTGCAAGCCGTATTTGCTGGGAGGCGAATTCCAGCCGCATTCCAACTCGGTGGCGGGGCGATTCGCCCTGGAGAATCTGCGCCAGGTGTATGCCGACAAGGCGTTCCTGGGGGTGGATGGGATCAGCCTGATCCACGGCTGCACTGTGCCATCCAGCGCGGAAGCAGAGATCATCCGGCTGATGATCGAGCGGACCAAGGGGGAGATCTTTATCGTGGCTGACCATACCAAGTGGGGCGTCGTGTCAAATTTCCAGATCGCCACCATCGATGAGGTTGATCATCTTGTCACCGATGCCGAGATCGATCCTACCACGCTTGAATCGTTGGATGCACATTTAGTTAAAATTCACATTGCGAATGGGAAGGACAACCATAATTCCATGGAAAGGCGGAAGTAG